From one Stigmatella erecta genomic stretch:
- a CDS encoding iron-containing alcohol dehydrogenase: protein MRGGEVSGLGFEFATATRIVFGAGRMAEAPEVIRALGGRRVLIVTGSTPARAAPLREGLDRLGLSTIVFRVEGEPTLEVVREGTATAIAAGCDGVVALGGGSVLDAGKAIAALAANGGDPLDFLEVIGRGRPLTQPSVPLVAIPTTAGTGSEVTRNAVLGSREERVKASLRSPLMLPRVALVDPDLLAGAPAAVLSSSGLDALSQLIEPFVCSRANPLTDALAREGIRRSARSLRRAVLEALGAPEREDLALASLFGGLCLANAGLGAVHGFAAPAGGMFQAPHGAVCAALLPATLEVNLRAVRARAPEHPVLGRFQEVAALLTGRPEARAEEGITWVRELCQALRVPGLGRYGLTRAEVPLLVEKARAASSMKANPLVLTDEELTEIALRSL, encoded by the coding sequence ATGCGGGGTGGTGAGGTGAGCGGCCTGGGGTTCGAGTTCGCCACCGCCACGCGCATCGTCTTCGGCGCGGGCCGCATGGCCGAGGCGCCCGAGGTGATCCGCGCGCTGGGCGGGCGCCGGGTGTTGATTGTCACCGGGAGCACGCCCGCGCGCGCGGCGCCGCTGCGCGAGGGGCTGGACCGGCTGGGGCTGTCCACCATCGTCTTCCGGGTGGAGGGCGAGCCCACGCTGGAGGTGGTGCGCGAGGGCACCGCCACGGCCATCGCCGCGGGCTGTGACGGGGTGGTGGCGCTGGGCGGCGGCAGCGTGCTGGACGCGGGCAAGGCCATCGCGGCGCTGGCGGCCAACGGCGGGGATCCGCTCGACTTCCTGGAGGTGATTGGCCGGGGCCGGCCGCTGACGCAGCCCTCGGTGCCGCTGGTGGCCATTCCCACCACGGCGGGCACGGGCTCGGAGGTCACCCGCAACGCGGTGCTGGGCTCCAGGGAGGAGCGGGTGAAGGCCAGCCTGCGCAGCCCGCTCATGCTGCCCCGGGTCGCGCTGGTGGATCCGGACCTGCTCGCGGGGGCGCCCGCGGCGGTGCTGTCCTCCAGCGGGCTGGATGCGCTCTCGCAGCTCATCGAGCCCTTCGTCTGCTCGCGCGCCAACCCGCTCACGGATGCGCTGGCCCGCGAGGGCATCCGCCGCTCGGCGCGCTCCCTGCGCCGCGCGGTGCTGGAGGCGCTGGGCGCCCCGGAGCGGGAGGACCTGGCGCTGGCCAGCCTCTTTGGCGGCCTGTGCCTGGCCAACGCGGGGCTGGGCGCGGTGCACGGCTTCGCGGCCCCGGCGGGCGGCATGTTCCAGGCGCCGCATGGCGCGGTGTGCGCGGCGCTGCTGCCGGCCACCCTGGAGGTGAACCTGCGCGCGGTGCGTGCGCGGGCGCCGGAGCACCCGGTGCTCGGCCGCTTCCAGGAGGTGGCGGCGCTGCTCACCGGGCGCCCGGAGGCCCGGGCCGAGGAGGGCATCACCTGGGTGCGGGAGCTGTGCCAGGCGCTGCGCGTGCCGGGCCTGGGCCGCTACGGGCTGACGCGGGCCGAGGTGCCCCTGCTGGTGGAGAAGGCCCGGGCGGCTAGCAGCATGAAGGCCAACCCCCTGGTGCTCACGGACGAGGAGCTGACGGAGATCGCCCTCCGCTCGCTGTGA
- a CDS encoding antibiotic biosynthesis monooxygenase: MSQSLLVVHVHVHVKPEHVASFREATLANARQSVKEPGIARFDVIQDAEDRTRFVLVEVYRTAEAPAAHKETAHYLAWRDTVAPMMAEPRTSKKYVNCFPDDAGW, from the coding sequence ATGTCCCAGAGTCTGCTGGTGGTCCACGTCCATGTCCACGTGAAGCCCGAGCACGTGGCGTCCTTCCGGGAGGCCACGCTGGCCAACGCCCGGCAGAGCGTGAAGGAGCCGGGCATCGCGCGCTTCGACGTCATCCAGGACGCGGAGGACCGGACGCGCTTCGTGCTCGTCGAGGTGTACCGGACGGCCGAGGCCCCGGCGGCGCACAAGGAGACGGCGCACTACCTCGCGTGGCGCGACACCGTGGCGCCGATGATGGCCGAGCCGCGCACGAGCAAGAAGTACGTCAACTGTTTCCCTGACGATGCGGGGTGGTGA
- a CDS encoding sensor histidine kinase has protein sequence MTDAKRSIAKFSVDTHLFRELGELLVGRESTALIELVKNAYDADATEVTVFGENLGDPSRGVIRITDNGVGMTPNIFQRGFLRVAARIKNEGDRKSERWGRRFTGAKGVGRLSAHKLARKIQVQSIPWAVTEPIVGVDGFIDWDKVEQAETLDKIDNDAVIATERQVRKGEVHGTTLTLTRLRQKWTPAQRGRFLLEVEALRAPSVLTAPLSKNVIPETGLFDRPMFVDAKSTDPGFKLELEGDFQGGDNYWPAVVESAGWLLEIDVSPKRVRYLIVPTSRTRKEFPNARRMAFSEDHPKPESGPFFQARILIREGQATGKKDERTWASRIGGVRVYMEGFRVLPYGEDSDDWLALGRDTNDRTRKLRFLADSSAPGKLAEVDDEGLLLLPNKHYFGGVFLTANRAGSLQMLVNREGFVPDSSFELMVTLVRRGIDLSTRVRAAARAGAGNPAPSHSSGEGRSSHDDEVPERAGGDSLKGKAEGSLRRLAEQAVELEKLAADAPDTLKKRLMEAVIKIGHATAVSREIVPANSMVLVLASVGTQLAAFTHEVNRLLGLAGDLERMIARLREQDLPPKPKNHVLKVLVTAADLRRAIERQAAYLVDIVTPDARRRRSKQSLNDVLNATWKLVETSAEQRGISLHNEIDHELRSPPMFRAELMAVFTNLLTNAVKAAGSNGAIRASAEVSDNGEIHFRLENTGAAVDPSDGERWFRPFESTTVDVDPVLGQGMGLGLGITRDLLSEIGAFISFVQPHRGYATAIEIVFPGATS, from the coding sequence ATGACCGATGCCAAGCGCTCGATCGCTAAGTTCTCTGTTGATACCCATCTATTTCGGGAGCTAGGGGAGCTTTTGGTTGGCCGCGAGTCGACGGCCCTTATTGAGTTAGTCAAAAATGCCTACGATGCGGATGCAACCGAAGTGACAGTTTTTGGTGAAAATCTCGGTGATCCAAGTCGAGGGGTTATCCGTATTACGGATAACGGTGTAGGAATGACTCCCAATATATTTCAGCGAGGGTTTCTTCGCGTTGCTGCTCGGATCAAGAACGAAGGCGATCGGAAGTCTGAGCGCTGGGGTCGTAGGTTCACTGGTGCGAAAGGGGTTGGTCGCCTTTCGGCGCATAAGCTTGCTCGAAAGATTCAAGTACAGTCGATTCCTTGGGCAGTCACAGAGCCGATCGTCGGGGTGGATGGCTTTATCGACTGGGACAAGGTTGAGCAAGCAGAGACGCTCGACAAAATCGACAATGATGCCGTAATTGCGACAGAGCGGCAGGTTAGGAAGGGCGAAGTGCATGGGACTACGCTGACTCTAACTCGCCTCCGGCAGAAATGGACTCCAGCGCAGCGAGGGCGCTTCCTTCTCGAGGTAGAGGCACTGCGAGCGCCATCTGTACTCACAGCCCCGCTCTCGAAGAACGTCATTCCGGAGACCGGTCTCTTTGACCGGCCAATGTTTGTCGACGCTAAATCGACGGATCCCGGGTTCAAACTTGAACTGGAAGGCGATTTCCAAGGCGGAGACAACTATTGGCCAGCAGTTGTCGAATCTGCAGGATGGCTCCTAGAAATTGACGTCTCGCCAAAGCGGGTCCGGTATTTGATTGTTCCGACAAGCCGCACGCGGAAAGAATTTCCCAATGCACGGCGGATGGCATTTTCGGAGGACCATCCCAAACCAGAATCCGGTCCATTTTTTCAAGCGCGGATTTTGATCCGTGAAGGCCAAGCTACTGGCAAGAAAGACGAGCGTACTTGGGCTTCGCGAATTGGCGGTGTACGAGTGTACATGGAGGGATTTCGGGTTCTCCCCTATGGCGAAGATTCTGACGACTGGCTTGCTCTTGGAAGGGACACTAATGACCGTACGCGCAAGTTGCGCTTTCTCGCCGATTCATCCGCTCCAGGAAAACTTGCTGAGGTAGATGACGAGGGGCTTCTTCTGTTGCCGAATAAGCATTATTTCGGTGGAGTTTTCCTCACGGCAAACCGCGCAGGCTCTCTTCAAATGCTAGTGAATCGCGAAGGCTTTGTTCCTGACTCTTCGTTCGAGCTCATGGTTACACTAGTTCGGCGTGGCATCGACTTGTCCACTAGAGTAAGAGCAGCTGCGAGAGCTGGGGCAGGAAATCCAGCCCCGTCACATAGCAGTGGCGAAGGGCGTTCGTCGCATGACGATGAGGTTCCTGAACGAGCAGGTGGGGACTCACTGAAGGGTAAAGCGGAAGGTTCTCTACGTCGTTTAGCGGAACAGGCTGTAGAACTGGAAAAGCTTGCTGCAGATGCTCCGGACACCCTCAAAAAAAGGCTCATGGAGGCGGTTATTAAGATTGGTCACGCAACCGCTGTCTCTCGCGAGATTGTTCCTGCTAATTCGATGGTACTAGTACTTGCGTCGGTAGGAACGCAGTTGGCCGCCTTTACTCATGAGGTCAACAGGCTTCTGGGACTCGCGGGGGATTTAGAAAGGATGATTGCTCGGCTTCGAGAGCAAGATCTTCCTCCGAAGCCCAAGAATCATGTGTTGAAGGTTCTTGTTACAGCAGCTGACCTACGTCGAGCTATAGAGCGTCAGGCTGCTTATTTGGTCGACATCGTTACACCGGACGCTCGGCGTAGGCGTTCGAAACAGTCGCTAAACGATGTGCTCAATGCTACGTGGAAGCTTGTGGAGACTTCTGCAGAGCAGAGAGGTATATCGCTACACAATGAGATAGATCACGAGTTAAGAAGCCCTCCTATGTTTCGGGCTGAATTGATGGCCGTCTTCACGAATTTGCTGACTAATGCTGTGAAGGCCGCCGGCTCCAATGGCGCCATTAGGGCCTCTGCTGAAGTTTCGGATAACGGGGAAATTCATTTTCGGCTTGAGAACACTGGTGCGGCAGTTGACCCAAGCGATGGTGAACGGTGGTTTCGGCCGTTTGAGTCCACCACTGTTGATGTTGATCCTGTGCTAGGTCAAGGGATGGGACTTGGACTCGGGATTACTAGAGACCTTCTTTCAGAGATCGGCGCCTTTATCAGCTTCGTGCAGCCTCATCGCGGTTATGCGACAGCAATCGAGATCGTTTTTCCAGGGGCGACATCATGA
- a CDS encoding DUF4846 domain-containing protein — protein MLPAWANASSHLPTPEERARYPWLSASVPVRALEATFPPPAGYTRLEVAPDTFAAWLRGLPLRPPGTPVQDFQGGGILAGTDGRLAAVAELDAGSADLQQCADSILRLHAEWLWATNQKARIAYRFTSGHLASWSAYAAGDRPRISGAKVTWERKAPASSTRATFRAYLDLVFTYAGTLSLQAEKNRPGREDVRPGDFFVTGGSPGHTVLVLDVAQDVKGRRIALIGQGFTPAQDFHVLSSGRQGPWFSLEAPEVATPFWKPFPWASLRRFAAPGK, from the coding sequence TTGCTGCCTGCCTGGGCAAACGCCTCCTCGCACCTGCCCACGCCCGAGGAGCGGGCGCGCTACCCCTGGCTGTCCGCCTCCGTGCCCGTGCGCGCCCTGGAGGCCACGTTCCCGCCCCCCGCCGGGTACACGCGCCTGGAGGTGGCCCCGGACACGTTCGCGGCCTGGCTGCGCGGCCTGCCGCTGCGCCCCCCGGGCACGCCCGTCCAGGACTTCCAGGGCGGCGGCATCCTCGCGGGCACGGATGGGCGCCTGGCGGCGGTGGCCGAGCTGGACGCGGGCTCCGCGGACCTCCAGCAGTGCGCCGACTCCATCCTCCGGCTCCATGCCGAGTGGCTGTGGGCCACGAACCAGAAGGCCCGCATCGCCTACCGCTTCACCAGCGGCCACCTGGCCTCCTGGAGCGCGTACGCGGCGGGGGACCGGCCGCGCATCTCGGGCGCGAAGGTGACGTGGGAGCGCAAGGCCCCCGCCTCCAGCACCCGCGCCACGTTCCGCGCCTACCTGGACCTGGTCTTCACCTACGCGGGGACGCTGTCGCTCCAGGCCGAAAAAAACCGTCCGGGCCGTGAGGATGTGCGGCCCGGGGACTTCTTCGTGACGGGCGGCAGCCCGGGCCACACGGTGCTCGTGCTGGACGTGGCGCAGGATGTCAAAGGCCGGCGCATCGCGTTGATCGGCCAGGGCTTCACGCCCGCCCAGGATTTTCACGTCCTGTCCTCTGGCAGACAGGGGCCCTGGTTCTCCCTGGAGGCGCCGGAGGTGGCCACGCCCTTCTGGAAACCCTTCCCCTGGGCGTCCCTGCGCCGGTTCGCGGCGCCTGGAAAATAG
- a CDS encoding M13 family metallopeptidase — protein sequence MSLKPLARAVWAPGALSALLLAGCATAPQQPPPPPPPAAEAPAASSTKPSGVEKKNFDTAARPQDDFYRYVNGGWAQATQIPADRARYGTFIELVDKSEAALKDIIEEAAAAKDKKAGSDTQKVGDLYQSFMDTQRIESLGLEPIRADLQKLSELKGVDGLPEVFAKLNREGVQAPLALFVGQDAKDATRYIVYVTQSGLGLPDRDFYFKQEPRFAEMRTAYQAYVEKLLTLGGEKNAAAAAQAILDLETKLAGKSWERARNRDREATYNLKSVAELEKLTPGFSWSRYLKAVGAEKTPGVIVRQPDFFQAMVATLKATPLPVIRQYLRFKVLDAYAPLMTQEFEQTHFAFRGKTLQGQQEIRPRWKRAVETVEGGMGEAVGQLYVARHFSPESKKRMEQLVANLREAFKQGIDQLDWMSPATKAQAQDKLSKFTVKIGYPEEWRDYSKLEIAAGDLVGNVRRSSVFEFQRDLDKLGKPIDRKEWGMTPQTVNAYYNSSLNEIVFPAAILQPPFFNPEADDAVNYGAIGGVIGHEISHGFDDQGSRSDGDGNLRDWWTAEDQAAFKKRTGMLVAQYSSFNPIDTMKVNGELTLGENIGDLSGLTVALRAYQLSQKDQAAPVIDGFTGTQRFFLGWGQVWRSLFRDEYLRQMLVTDPHSPGPFRVNGVVRNMPEFYEAFGVKQGDGAWLPPEQRVKIW from the coding sequence ATGAGCCTCAAGCCTCTTGCCCGCGCCGTCTGGGCCCCTGGTGCGCTCAGCGCCCTGCTCCTCGCGGGCTGCGCCACCGCTCCCCAGCAGCCGCCGCCCCCGCCCCCGCCCGCCGCCGAGGCGCCCGCCGCCTCATCCACCAAGCCCAGCGGCGTGGAGAAGAAGAACTTCGACACCGCCGCGCGGCCCCAGGATGACTTCTACCGCTACGTCAACGGCGGGTGGGCCCAGGCCACGCAGATCCCCGCCGACCGCGCCCGCTACGGCACCTTCATCGAGCTGGTGGACAAGAGCGAGGCCGCCCTCAAGGACATCATCGAGGAGGCCGCCGCCGCGAAGGACAAGAAGGCGGGCTCCGACACGCAGAAGGTGGGCGACCTGTACCAGAGCTTCATGGACACCCAGCGCATCGAGTCGCTGGGCCTGGAGCCCATCCGCGCGGACCTCCAGAAGCTGTCCGAGCTGAAGGGCGTGGACGGGCTGCCCGAGGTGTTCGCCAAGCTCAACCGCGAGGGCGTGCAGGCCCCGCTGGCGCTGTTCGTGGGCCAGGATGCCAAGGACGCCACGCGCTACATCGTCTACGTCACCCAGAGCGGCCTGGGCCTGCCGGACCGCGACTTCTACTTCAAGCAGGAGCCCCGCTTCGCCGAGATGCGCACCGCGTATCAGGCCTACGTGGAGAAGCTGCTCACGCTCGGCGGGGAGAAGAACGCCGCCGCGGCGGCCCAGGCCATCCTGGACCTGGAGACGAAGCTCGCGGGCAAGAGCTGGGAGCGCGCGCGCAACCGCGACCGCGAGGCCACCTACAACCTCAAGAGCGTGGCGGAGCTGGAGAAGCTCACCCCGGGCTTCTCCTGGAGCCGGTACCTGAAGGCCGTGGGCGCCGAGAAGACGCCGGGCGTCATCGTCCGCCAGCCGGACTTCTTCCAGGCCATGGTGGCCACGCTGAAGGCCACGCCCCTGCCGGTCATCCGCCAGTACCTGCGCTTCAAGGTGCTCGATGCGTACGCCCCGCTGATGACCCAGGAGTTCGAGCAGACGCACTTCGCCTTCCGCGGCAAGACGCTCCAGGGCCAGCAGGAGATCCGTCCCCGCTGGAAGCGCGCCGTGGAGACGGTGGAGGGCGGCATGGGCGAGGCCGTGGGCCAGCTCTATGTGGCGCGCCACTTCAGCCCCGAGTCCAAGAAGCGCATGGAGCAGCTGGTGGCCAACCTGCGCGAGGCCTTCAAGCAGGGCATCGACCAGCTCGACTGGATGAGCCCCGCCACCAAGGCCCAGGCCCAGGACAAGCTCTCGAAGTTCACCGTGAAGATCGGCTACCCGGAAGAGTGGCGCGACTACTCCAAGCTGGAGATCGCCGCCGGGGACCTCGTCGGCAACGTCCGCCGCTCCAGCGTCTTCGAGTTCCAGCGGGACCTGGACAAGCTGGGCAAGCCCATCGACCGCAAGGAGTGGGGCATGACGCCGCAGACGGTGAACGCCTACTACAACTCCTCGCTCAACGAGATTGTCTTCCCGGCCGCCATCCTCCAGCCCCCCTTCTTCAACCCCGAGGCGGATGACGCGGTGAACTACGGCGCCATCGGCGGCGTCATCGGCCATGAGATCAGCCACGGCTTCGACGACCAGGGCAGCCGCTCGGATGGCGACGGCAACCTGCGCGACTGGTGGACCGCCGAGGACCAGGCGGCCTTCAAGAAGCGCACCGGCATGCTGGTGGCGCAGTACAGCAGCTTCAACCCCATCGACACGATGAAGGTGAACGGCGAGCTGACGCTGGGCGAGAACATCGGCGACCTGAGCGGCCTCACGGTGGCCCTGCGCGCCTACCAGCTGTCGCAGAAGGACCAGGCCGCCCCGGTCATCGACGGCTTCACCGGCACCCAGCGCTTCTTCCTGGGCTGGGGCCAGGTGTGGCGCTCGCTCTTCCGGGACGAGTACCTGCGGCAGATGCTGGTGACGGACCCGCACTCGCCGGGCCCGTTCCGCGTCAACGGCGTGGTGCGCAACATGCCCGAGTTCTACGAGGCCTTCGGCGTGAAGCAGGGCGACGGCGCGTGGCTGCCGCCCGAGCAGCGCGTGAAGATCTGGTAG
- a CDS encoding alpha-amylase family glycosyl hydrolase: protein MPPTRALCLLTALAWTACATNPSGGEPGGGKPPPGSRAEIEPVAGTEWYRKAVVYEVFVRSFQDSNGDGKGDLPGLISRLDYLNDGNPETHDDLGVDALWLMPVFVSPSYHGYDVVDYERIHPDYGTLQDFERLCEEAHRRGMRVIMDFVINHSSVQHPWFVESASSPSSPKRDWYIWGPRDAGWKQPWDTFSSAPTWHLKNGAYYYGVFWSGMPDLNMRTPALREEVKRLASLWLSRGVDGFRLDAARYLIETGGGAGQYDTAETHAFWKELSAHVRQVKPDAVLVGENWSTTPNIATYYGATGEVPGGDELPLNFNFPLSEQLMAGLNANNAALIASKLVEMGGVYPAGVSDAPILTNHDMVRSATQLGFNAGRKASAVALLLTLPGTPFLYYGEEVGLANGTTNNDEAKRTPMPWDGTPKGGFTPGTPWFGFAPGHTAGDNVAAQTGVEESLLSRYRKLIQVRHATEALSRGGLQVLTATTGQATSLAFVRTLGDTQVLVVHNVSDAGASVGPLALPGTTAEVLFADPRVGALTRAADGWQVSLSGRGTGIWRLQP, encoded by the coding sequence ATGCCCCCCACCCGAGCCTTGTGTCTCCTCACCGCGCTGGCCTGGACGGCCTGTGCCACGAACCCCTCCGGCGGAGAGCCCGGAGGGGGCAAGCCGCCGCCCGGAAGCCGGGCCGAGATCGAACCCGTGGCCGGCACCGAGTGGTACCGCAAGGCCGTCGTCTACGAGGTGTTCGTCCGCAGCTTCCAGGACTCGAACGGGGACGGGAAGGGGGACCTGCCGGGCCTCATCTCCCGCCTGGACTACCTCAACGACGGCAACCCGGAGACGCATGACGATCTGGGCGTGGACGCGCTGTGGCTGATGCCCGTGTTCGTCTCGCCCAGCTACCACGGCTATGACGTGGTGGACTACGAGCGCATCCACCCGGACTACGGCACCCTGCAGGACTTCGAGCGCCTGTGCGAGGAGGCCCACCGGCGCGGCATGCGCGTCATCATGGACTTCGTCATCAACCACTCGAGCGTGCAGCACCCGTGGTTCGTGGAGTCCGCCTCCTCGCCCAGCTCGCCCAAGCGGGACTGGTACATCTGGGGGCCGCGTGACGCGGGCTGGAAGCAGCCTTGGGACACGTTCTCCTCCGCGCCCACCTGGCACCTGAAGAACGGCGCCTACTACTACGGCGTGTTCTGGAGCGGCATGCCGGACCTGAACATGCGCACCCCGGCCCTGCGCGAGGAGGTGAAGCGCCTGGCTTCCCTGTGGCTCTCGCGCGGGGTGGATGGCTTCCGGCTGGATGCGGCGCGCTACCTCATCGAGACGGGGGGCGGCGCGGGCCAGTACGACACGGCGGAGACGCACGCCTTCTGGAAGGAGCTGTCCGCGCACGTGCGCCAGGTGAAGCCGGACGCGGTGCTGGTGGGGGAGAACTGGAGCACCACGCCCAACATCGCCACCTATTACGGCGCCACCGGCGAGGTGCCCGGGGGCGACGAGCTGCCGCTGAACTTCAACTTCCCGCTCTCGGAGCAGCTGATGGCGGGCCTCAACGCCAACAACGCCGCCCTCATCGCCTCCAAGCTGGTGGAGATGGGTGGCGTGTACCCCGCGGGCGTCAGCGACGCGCCCATCCTGACCAACCACGACATGGTCCGCAGCGCCACGCAGCTGGGCTTCAACGCGGGGCGGAAGGCCAGCGCGGTGGCGCTGCTGCTCACCCTGCCGGGCACGCCCTTCCTCTATTACGGCGAGGAGGTGGGCCTGGCCAACGGCACCACGAACAACGACGAGGCCAAGCGGACGCCGATGCCCTGGGATGGGACGCCGAAGGGCGGCTTTACCCCGGGCACGCCGTGGTTCGGCTTCGCCCCGGGCCACACGGCGGGGGACAACGTGGCGGCGCAGACGGGCGTGGAGGAGTCGCTGCTGTCGCGCTACCGGAAGCTCATCCAGGTGCGGCACGCCACGGAGGCGCTGAGCCGGGGAGGGCTTCAGGTGCTCACCGCCACCACGGGCCAGGCCACCTCGCTGGCCTTCGTGCGCACGCTGGGGGACACGCAGGTGCTGGTGGTGCACAACGTCTCGGACGCGGGCGCGTCCGTGGGGCCGCTGGCCCTGCCGGGCACCACGGCCGAGGTGCTGTTCGCGGACCCCCGGGTGGGGGCGCTCACCCGCGCCGCGGACGGGTGGCAGGTGAGCCTGTCCGGCCGCGGCACGGGCATCTGGCGGCTTCAGCCCTGA
- a CDS encoding RBBP9/YdeN family alpha/beta hydrolase yields the protein MPPLLILPGYGNSGPQHWQSQWERVFPEARRVQQRDWDQPSLGTWVAALDEAIAACAEPPVLAAHSLGVSTVAHWAARHVRPVRGALLVAPPDLSAPGVPEVCRAFAPVPRQRLPFRSILVASRDDPYASFEAFEGMARDWGSRLADVGRAGHINSDSGLGEWPAGQALLRELSQPGPA from the coding sequence ATGCCCCCTTTGCTCATCCTCCCGGGTTACGGAAACTCCGGCCCCCAGCACTGGCAGAGCCAGTGGGAACGCGTCTTTCCAGAAGCCCGCCGCGTCCAGCAGCGCGACTGGGATCAGCCCTCACTCGGGACCTGGGTGGCCGCGCTGGATGAGGCCATCGCCGCGTGTGCCGAGCCGCCCGTGCTGGCCGCGCACTCCCTGGGGGTGAGTACCGTGGCGCACTGGGCGGCGCGCCATGTCCGGCCGGTGCGGGGCGCGCTGCTGGTGGCGCCTCCGGACCTCTCAGCCCCCGGTGTGCCCGAGGTGTGCCGGGCGTTCGCGCCCGTTCCACGCCAGCGCCTGCCCTTCCGGTCCATCCTCGTCGCCTCGCGGGATGATCCCTATGCCTCGTTCGAGGCCTTCGAGGGCATGGCCCGGGACTGGGGCAGCCGGCTCGCAGACGTGGGGCGGGCAGGACACATCAATTCCGACTCGGGGTTGGGCGAGTGGCCCGCGGGGCAGGCTCTGCTGCGCGAGCTGAGCCAGCCCGGCCCCGCTTGA
- a CDS encoding nuclease-related domain-containing DEAD/DEAH box helicase: MPPRIIPPLDEVAKFATPLNDGERRVLERLIAVLEDDWHIFVQPHLLNMQPDFLLLSPRHGVTIVEVKDWQDGAYRVKDGAIHVRDRQGVWQRTNEDPLDQAVRYRNEVGERFVSPPGDDLFKIVRACVVFPRWGSQDAEDFVREATAAPKTSAKWIRVIGKEFLDPNEDHKYQDHVKFGGYKRGSGLEPGPYRRLLARLDEPENIAEQRRPLRLSKSAKNVADNPSDATIRRVRGPAGCGKTLGLAARAARLAKEGKDVLVVSFNITLAHYIQDLVHRHAREIGTDHRRVDCIHIHGFCKKVVGKHDGEEVDAEDAGDVLIAAARLAYQDPGLRLKKYDAVLVDEGQDFKQEWWRFLRDCVRKDNSSEMVLAADIAQDIYERKSWVDEPSMTGCGFSGPWSNLEGSYRLPVDLSPILAEFVSKYLPQGAEPPTVPRDHSGVAAEPTMRRWHNLAGESGSVVANAVEEEVRRILSGELPPNPADLAILVNDHRLGLAIAEKFPDMEHIFALTQEEQRKRKIRFWPGVANMKGCTVHSFKGWEARALVIVIGSPFTKRAAAARNLAYVALSRVKGDPMHRAAFVTVVNTLPELNDFKPRFEREVTTAEAPGLAGQRPLPIN, encoded by the coding sequence GTGCCACCGAGAATCATTCCTCCCCTCGACGAAGTCGCCAAGTTCGCGACTCCGTTGAATGATGGTGAGCGAAGGGTGCTCGAGCGCCTCATCGCAGTGCTTGAGGACGACTGGCACATCTTCGTTCAACCGCACCTTCTGAACATGCAACCCGACTTCCTGCTGCTCTCCCCTCGACATGGCGTCACCATCGTCGAGGTGAAGGATTGGCAGGACGGGGCATACCGAGTCAAGGACGGGGCCATACACGTTCGCGATCGGCAAGGGGTCTGGCAACGAACCAACGAAGACCCGTTAGATCAGGCGGTGCGATACCGAAACGAAGTAGGAGAGCGCTTTGTTTCGCCGCCCGGTGACGATCTGTTCAAAATCGTGCGCGCCTGCGTAGTATTCCCGCGATGGGGTTCGCAGGATGCCGAAGATTTTGTGCGAGAGGCCACGGCTGCGCCAAAGACCTCAGCAAAATGGATCAGAGTGATCGGCAAAGAGTTCCTCGACCCCAACGAGGATCATAAGTATCAAGACCATGTGAAATTCGGGGGCTACAAGCGAGGCAGTGGACTTGAGCCCGGCCCATATCGAAGACTACTTGCTCGGCTCGATGAGCCCGAAAACATCGCCGAGCAACGACGGCCGCTCCGCCTGAGCAAGAGCGCGAAAAACGTCGCCGACAACCCGTCCGACGCCACCATCAGACGTGTGCGTGGGCCCGCTGGATGCGGGAAGACTCTTGGGCTTGCCGCCCGCGCTGCTCGCCTCGCGAAAGAGGGCAAGGACGTCCTCGTGGTGTCGTTCAACATCACTCTCGCCCACTACATCCAGGATCTGGTTCACCGGCACGCCCGTGAGATTGGTACCGACCACCGCAGAGTCGACTGCATCCACATCCACGGCTTCTGCAAAAAGGTTGTCGGCAAACATGATGGAGAAGAGGTTGACGCCGAAGATGCGGGGGACGTTCTCATCGCGGCAGCTCGCCTCGCCTACCAAGATCCGGGGCTCCGACTGAAGAAGTACGACGCTGTGCTCGTCGATGAGGGCCAGGACTTCAAGCAGGAGTGGTGGAGGTTTCTTCGAGATTGCGTCCGGAAAGATAATTCGAGCGAAATGGTGCTGGCCGCTGACATCGCTCAAGACATCTATGAGCGAAAGTCATGGGTCGACGAACCTTCGATGACAGGTTGTGGTTTCTCCGGACCGTGGTCCAATCTGGAGGGCTCGTACCGGCTTCCAGTCGACCTGTCTCCCATCCTCGCCGAGTTCGTCTCGAAGTATCTGCCTCAGGGGGCCGAGCCGCCGACGGTCCCGCGCGATCACTCCGGCGTGGCAGCCGAGCCCACGATGCGTCGCTGGCACAATCTGGCGGGCGAATCGGGCTCGGTGGTGGCGAATGCAGTGGAAGAAGAGGTCAGACGCATTCTGAGCGGAGAATTGCCTCCGAACCCGGCCGACCTCGCGATTCTCGTGAACGATCATCGACTCGGCCTGGCCATTGCCGAGAAGTTCCCGGATATGGAACACATCTTCGCCCTGACCCAGGAGGAGCAGAGAAAGCGGAAGATCCGCTTCTGGCCTGGTGTGGCCAACATGAAGGGCTGCACCGTGCACAGTTTCAAAGGCTGGGAGGCCCGCGCACTCGTGATCGTGATTGGTTCGCCCTTTACGAAGAGAGCCGCAGCTGCGAGGAATCTCGCCTATGTGGCATTGAGTCGCGTCAAGGGCGACCCGATGCACCGGGCGGCCTTCGTCACCGTGGTGAACACCCTCCCGGAACTCAACGACTTCAAACCGCGTTTCGAGCGCGAAGTCACCACCGCCGAGGCACCCGGTTTGGCCGGCCAGCGTCCACTTCCGATCAACTGA